The Verrucomicrobiia bacterium genome has a segment encoding these proteins:
- a CDS encoding GDSL-type esterase/lipase family protein, whose protein sequence is MNRIAHRLVLLALIVPTLLQAADTNHNFAVWEPEVRAYEAQDRTSPPPANAVLFVGSSGIRLWKTLAQDFPDTPAINRGVGGCEIVDCTYYADRIIFPYKPKKIVMRCGGNDLANGKSPETVFADFKEFVRLVRQRLPRVEIVFISWNPTIARWNNAAREKKFNNLVKEWAHQIDGVRYVETYDMVLGTDGQPRPELFVADKLHFSAEGYRLLTERVRPAVQ, encoded by the coding sequence ATGAATCGCATTGCCCATCGCCTGGTGCTTCTCGCGCTGATCGTTCCGACGCTGCTGCAGGCTGCAGACACGAACCACAATTTTGCCGTGTGGGAACCGGAAGTCCGCGCGTACGAGGCGCAGGATCGAACGAGTCCGCCGCCCGCCAATGCCGTCCTCTTTGTCGGCTCGTCAGGAATTCGGCTCTGGAAGACACTCGCCCAGGATTTTCCGGATACGCCCGCGATCAACCGTGGCGTGGGTGGCTGCGAGATCGTCGATTGCACCTATTACGCGGATCGAATCATCTTTCCCTACAAGCCGAAAAAGATCGTCATGCGTTGTGGTGGAAACGATCTCGCCAATGGCAAATCTCCAGAAACCGTGTTCGCCGATTTCAAGGAGTTCGTGCGCCTCGTTCGCCAGCGGCTGCCTCGCGTTGAAATTGTGTTTATCTCGTGGAACCCAACCATTGCCCGATGGAACAACGCCGCTCGGGAAAAGAAGTTCAATAATCTCGTCAAGGAATGGGCGCACCAGATCGACGGGGTTCGTTATGTCGAAACCTACGACATGGTGCTCGGCACTGATGGCCAGCCACGGCCTGAACTGTTCGTCGCAGACAAGCTCCACTTCAGCGCAGAGGGTTATCGCCTGCTGACCGAACGGGTTCGCCCGGCTGTGCAGTAG
- a CDS encoding cytochrome c, giving the protein MRYFLLIFGITVVAIMAIAGRRFDDGGAMSRKPPLYIFPDMDRQLKLRPQEPNAFFANGRSSQLPVPGTVAQVKPKMVSGQPVFPFEDVPVNTGHIAGTTNFVEVNPLPINAELLKRGRQRFAISCAPCHGATADGNGITKKIGAMAVVANLHDRRIVEMTDGELFHVITHGRNLMGPYGPTVPTEDRWAIIAYLRALQLSRLGTIDDVPQELRGTLTR; this is encoded by the coding sequence ATGCGCTATTTCCTTTTAATCTTTGGTATCACAGTGGTCGCAATCATGGCGATCGCGGGCCGTCGATTTGATGACGGCGGCGCCATGTCGCGCAAACCGCCGCTGTATATTTTTCCCGACATGGACCGCCAGCTGAAGCTGCGTCCGCAGGAACCCAACGCGTTCTTCGCCAATGGCCGCAGTTCCCAGCTGCCCGTTCCAGGAACCGTCGCCCAGGTGAAACCGAAAATGGTTTCGGGGCAGCCTGTGTTTCCGTTCGAAGACGTTCCCGTGAACACGGGGCACATCGCTGGAACCACCAATTTTGTTGAAGTCAATCCACTGCCGATCAACGCGGAACTCCTCAAGCGCGGCCGGCAGCGCTTTGCCATTTCGTGCGCACCCTGCCATGGTGCAACCGCGGATGGAAATGGAATCACCAAGAAGATTGGTGCGATGGCGGTTGTTGCAAATCTGCACGACCGGCGAATTGTGGAAATGACCGACGGGGAGCTGTTCCATGTCATCACCCATGGCCGCAACCTGATGGGGCCGTATGGACCAACAGTTCCGACGGAAGATCGCTGGGCGATCATAGCGTATCTGCGCGCGCTGCAGTTGAGCCGGTTGGGAACGATCGACGACGTGCCGCAGGAGCTGCGGGGCACTTTGACTAGGTAA
- a CDS encoding cytochrome c3 family protein, with protein MSAIFPKWTNRLPLYFIIGLLLVGSAVTAGVWYYCTPKYSRVGYQPIQPVPFSHATHAGQLGMDCRYCHNNVEQSWFSNIPAASTCMNCHNQVLKDDPRLAPVRESAASGKPIPWVQIHKLPDFAYFNHSVHVNRGISCVECHGRIDQMEEVYHAKPFSMAFCLECHRQPETRLRPVDKVTDLAWQPESPAKQLEFGQRAMRDWKVESLQTCSACHR; from the coding sequence ATGTCAGCGATTTTCCCAAAATGGACCAACAGGTTGCCGTTGTACTTCATCATCGGCCTGCTGTTGGTGGGGTCTGCCGTGACGGCAGGCGTCTGGTATTACTGCACTCCGAAGTACTCGCGTGTCGGATATCAGCCGATCCAGCCGGTTCCGTTCTCCCACGCCACGCACGCGGGACAGCTCGGAATGGATTGCCGCTATTGCCATAACAACGTCGAACAATCCTGGTTTTCGAACATCCCGGCGGCCTCCACGTGCATGAACTGTCACAACCAGGTGCTGAAGGATGACCCGCGGCTTGCGCCCGTGCGGGAGAGCGCCGCGAGCGGGAAGCCGATCCCATGGGTGCAGATCCACAAGCTCCCCGACTTCGCTTACTTCAATCACTCCGTCCATGTGAATCGTGGAATCAGCTGTGTGGAATGCCATGGGCGCATCGATCAGATGGAGGAAGTTTACCATGCGAAGCCGTTTTCAATGGCTTTCTGCCTGGAATGTCATCGGCAGCCGGAAACGCGTTTGCGTCCCGTCGACAAAGTCACAGACCTTGCGTGGCAGCCGGAATCGCCCGCCAAGCAGCTGGAGTTCGGACAGCGCGCGATGAGGGATTGGAAAGTCGAATCGCTGCAAACCTGCTCAGCCTGTCACCGCTGA
- a CDS encoding sugar phosphate isomerase/epimerase, with product MKFGINTYLFTSPFTNASTKLFRQFREWGFDSVEMAIEHPSHIDPAFVRRELDRHGLACTSLCACFGPDRDLRGTPRQQKASVKYIEALLDHMVVLGSTSLIGPVYSSVGRADAVPGPEYRKQWKTVVQHLKHLAAYAEDRNCRICVEPLNRFETDFINTCDQVLALLKAVGSPALKILLDTFHMNIEEKDPCAAIRKAGKHLGHVHACGNDRGTPGNDHTDWQAIGIALKDAGYNDLIVIESFTPDVKVIARAAAIWRRIEPTRDEIAVDGLKFLKRAFK from the coding sequence ATGAAATTTGGCATCAATACCTATCTCTTCACTTCACCCTTCACGAACGCCAGCACGAAACTATTTCGGCAATTTCGGGAATGGGGCTTCGACTCGGTTGAGATGGCCATTGAGCATCCAAGCCACATTGATCCTGCATTCGTGCGGCGCGAACTGGATCGACACGGCCTTGCGTGCACATCGTTGTGCGCGTGCTTTGGGCCCGATCGCGACCTTCGCGGCACGCCGAGACAGCAGAAGGCGTCGGTGAAATACATCGAGGCGCTTCTCGATCACATGGTCGTGCTGGGATCCACATCGCTAATCGGCCCAGTGTATTCGTCCGTGGGACGCGCCGATGCCGTTCCAGGCCCCGAATACCGGAAGCAATGGAAAACAGTGGTGCAACATCTGAAGCACCTCGCAGCCTACGCCGAGGATCGGAATTGCCGGATTTGCGTTGAACCGTTGAATCGGTTCGAGACCGATTTCATCAATACATGCGACCAGGTCCTCGCATTGCTCAAAGCCGTCGGCAGTCCAGCCCTTAAGATCCTTCTCGACACATTTCACATGAACATTGAGGAGAAGGATCCGTGCGCCGCCATTCGCAAGGCGGGAAAACATTTGGGCCATGTGCATGCGTGCGGCAACGACCGCGGCACACCGGGCAATGATCACACGGACTGGCAAGCGATCGGCATCGCGCTCAAGGATGCCGGATACAACGACCTCATTGTCATTGAATCATTCACACCCGACGTGAAAGTCATTGCCCGCGCTGCTGCGATCTGGCGCAGGATCGAGCCGACACGCGATGAGATTGCTGTGGACGGCCTGAAGTTCTTGAAGCGCGCGTTCAAGTGA
- a CDS encoding GH32 C-terminal domain-containing protein, with translation MFSKLTFKLQLSGAASTASAARWLLTLFVFLAAPAYSSAQPADIVIDDFEGDSYAPWRAVGSAFGAGPARGMLPNQMPVEGFLGKGFVNSFHKGDDSVGTLTSPEFRIERRFLQFLIGGGGWPGKTCLNLVVDGKVVRSATGPNVHSGGSERLAPQQLEVVEFLGRTARIQIVDEAAGTWGHINVDQIVLTDREVPAWLPPQDVERTMLIEKRYLHLPVKSRAPTRRVSLIVAGTVEREFDLEIADSTPDWWAFVDISHLKGKMITVRAAKLRRDSVGLNALDQSDEIKGSDSLYDEAQRPQFHFTSRRGWLNDPNGLVFYKGEYHLFYQHNPYGWNWGNMHWGHAVSTNLVHWRELPIALHPDKHGTMFSGSAVVDWNNTAGFQAGNEPPLVAMFTAAGRPFTQGLAYSNNRGRTWTKYEKNPVVRHIIRENRDPKAFWFEPEKKWVMALYLDQSDFGLFESRDLKQWSKLSQLTIPGDSECPEFFEVAVDGDPKQTRWIFHGANGRYFVGSFDGCRFAPESGPHTLQHGNAWYASQTFNDVPGDRRILIPWARMTERDVPFHQQMPFNQMMGLPVELTLVSTAHGIRLRANPVSELAVLRGRTHAIESGAVQPGDNPLSAVTGELFELVADIAPRDARLLTFNLRGEHVTYDVKKQELSCARSVASLKPRNGRIELRLFVDRTAIDIFGNQGEVYMPIGRALPSGNRTIGLSVEGGRATIHSLRVFELQSSWK, from the coding sequence ATGTTCTCGAAGTTGACCTTCAAACTTCAATTGTCTGGAGCGGCTTCCACCGCCAGTGCAGCACGATGGCTCCTTACGCTTTTCGTGTTCCTCGCGGCGCCTGCTTATTCTTCAGCGCAACCCGCCGACATCGTCATTGATGATTTTGAGGGTGACTCGTATGCGCCCTGGCGGGCGGTGGGCAGTGCCTTTGGGGCCGGGCCGGCGCGGGGAATGTTGCCCAATCAAATGCCGGTTGAAGGATTCCTCGGCAAGGGTTTCGTGAATTCCTTCCACAAAGGCGATGACTCTGTCGGAACGCTGACTTCTCCAGAGTTCAGGATCGAACGACGGTTTCTGCAGTTCCTGATTGGGGGTGGAGGTTGGCCGGGCAAGACATGCCTGAACCTGGTTGTTGACGGCAAAGTCGTGCGAAGCGCAACGGGACCGAACGTGCATTCGGGGGGCAGCGAACGCCTGGCTCCGCAGCAATTGGAGGTCGTTGAGTTCTTGGGCCGGACCGCTCGCATTCAAATTGTCGATGAGGCTGCCGGGACATGGGGGCACATTAACGTGGATCAGATTGTCCTGACAGATCGCGAGGTGCCTGCATGGCTGCCGCCTCAGGACGTGGAGCGGACGATGTTGATTGAGAAGCGCTACCTGCACTTGCCGGTAAAAAGCCGCGCTCCGACGCGCCGCGTGTCACTGATCGTCGCGGGCACAGTCGAGCGGGAATTCGACCTGGAGATTGCCGACAGCACGCCTGACTGGTGGGCATTCGTGGACATAAGCCATTTGAAAGGGAAGATGATCACTGTGCGCGCAGCGAAACTTCGGCGGGATTCCGTGGGGCTTAACGCGTTGGATCAGTCGGACGAAATCAAGGGCAGCGACAGCCTGTATGACGAGGCGCAGCGCCCGCAGTTTCACTTCACCTCGCGGCGGGGCTGGCTGAATGATCCCAACGGTCTCGTCTTCTATAAGGGCGAGTATCACCTGTTCTACCAGCATAATCCGTATGGCTGGAACTGGGGAAATATGCATTGGGGCCACGCGGTGAGCACCAACCTGGTGCATTGGCGCGAGTTGCCGATTGCGCTGCATCCCGACAAACATGGCACCATGTTTTCAGGATCGGCGGTGGTCGACTGGAACAACACGGCGGGTTTCCAAGCGGGGAACGAACCGCCACTCGTTGCAATGTTCACCGCGGCTGGCCGTCCTTTCACGCAGGGCCTTGCCTACAGCAACAACCGCGGGCGCACGTGGACCAAATACGAGAAGAACCCTGTGGTCAGGCACATTATTCGTGAGAATCGCGATCCCAAAGCATTCTGGTTTGAGCCGGAAAAAAAGTGGGTCATGGCGCTGTATCTTGATCAGAGCGATTTCGGCTTGTTCGAATCGCGCGACCTGAAGCAGTGGAGCAAGCTGAGCCAGTTGACGATTCCCGGCGATTCCGAGTGTCCCGAGTTTTTCGAAGTGGCCGTCGATGGAGATCCGAAGCAAACGCGCTGGATTTTCCACGGTGCAAACGGCCGGTACTTTGTGGGCAGCTTCGACGGCTGCCGGTTCGCTCCCGAATCGGGGCCGCACACGCTGCAACACGGCAATGCGTGGTATGCGTCGCAAACGTTCAACGACGTCCCGGGTGACCGTCGCATCCTCATTCCTTGGGCGCGGATGACCGAACGCGATGTTCCATTTCACCAGCAGATGCCCTTCAACCAAATGATGGGACTGCCTGTGGAACTCACGCTTGTTTCCACGGCCCATGGCATACGCCTGAGGGCCAATCCCGTTTCTGAGTTGGCGGTGCTGCGCGGCCGCACCCACGCGATCGAATCGGGCGCGGTTCAACCCGGCGACAATCCGCTGTCTGCTGTCACTGGCGAACTGTTCGAGCTGGTTGCCGATATCGCGCCGCGTGACGCCAGGTTGCTGACCTTCAATCTCCGCGGCGAGCACGTGACTTATGATGTTAAAAAACAGGAGCTGTCCTGTGCCCGCAGCGTGGCATCATTAAAACCGCGCAATGGCAGGATTGAATTGCGCCTGTTTGTCGATCGAACGGCAATCGACATCTTTGGCAATCAAGGCGAAGTGTACATGCCGATCGGGCGGGCTCTTCCATCCGGGAATCGGACCATCGGATTGTCGGTGGAAGGCGGCCGTGCAACCATTCACTCATTGCGCGTCTTTGAGCTGCAATCGTCATGGAAATGA
- a CDS encoding TAT-variant-translocated molybdopterin oxidoreductase, which yields MSKTIPPVCPEPETGRRYWRSLDQLAETPEFRQWLEREFPQGASEFTDEVSRRHFVKIMSASFLLAGLGLGATGCRRPVERLEPFGKQPEGYVHGVPQFFATAMPTRSGAVPLVAKSYEGRPIKVEGNPLHPDSNGGTDRWSQASILNLYDPDRSRRFTKGGTNVAPEAAFDFLKELSASAQRNGGQGLVFLLERNTSPSRQRLQQVVARKFPQAKWFVHEAIDTDIHRRAASEAFGASVKPYFHYDKAKVILSLDCDFIGAEEDVHNNIRKFVDGRRIETPKSEMNRLYVVEALMTLTGVNADHRLRTASSKVGAIAAAILTQLNGGQAQVPAGVNNSWITECAADLKAHAGRSLVVAGYRQPLEVHLLAHAINAALNNIGQTVVLHETPAFNAGSLAELAQALNAGQIETLVMLGGNPAYTAPADLDWLNAQAKAKSVVRLGYYEDESFQITKRANDWHFPAAHYLESWGDVRTSDGTLVPIQPLIAPLFGGVTEIEILARIAGEEVVKPYDIVRQTFAQAGGSADDLAWTRFLHDGFLQGSAAKPASARANAGALSQAASRIQAGNPSRDSLEVVFHRDYSLDDGRFTNNGWLQELPDPITKFVWDNAVLISRKTARELGVKNSDVVEVKLGNRSLRGPIWIQPGMADYTIGLALGYGRELAGRVGSKVGFNAYAIRSATAGDIVVGATVAKTSDTYPIACTQDHWSMEGRPLVREGTLQQYSENSHFVKNMDGHQPPGGNRSLYPNPFDKDKERAHHQWGMAIDLGACVGCATCTIACQSENNIPIVGKDLVSRGREMHWLRIDRYYAGPAAMHRWESMFTADTYKNEDQQQFEEWIDDPQVVTQPMLCQHCESAPCENVCPVNATVHDQEGLNVMVYNRCVGTRYCSNNCPYKVRRFNYLDYNKRPLKDLKGPFYPPSFANGAFSKWVKDPTDPTAGMREEDEWDLIKMMKNPDVTVRMRGVMEKCTFCVQRIEGAKIAQKVKAGASGDVIVPDGTFTTACAQACPAGAIVFGDINDANSKVSKLKAQERNYSVLDFLLTKPRTTYLARLRNPNPRMPDYADPATEYPLSLDEYKMRNGDPFGHHGEHGAAEAGTGASVEKGHH from the coding sequence ATGAGCAAAACCATTCCCCCAGTTTGTCCTGAACCGGAAACGGGCCGTCGTTATTGGCGCAGCCTGGATCAATTGGCCGAGACGCCGGAGTTTCGCCAGTGGCTCGAACGCGAGTTCCCCCAGGGCGCCAGCGAGTTCACCGACGAGGTTTCCAGGCGGCACTTCGTCAAGATCATGTCCGCCTCGTTCCTGCTCGCCGGCCTTGGATTGGGCGCGACTGGATGCCGACGGCCTGTGGAGCGGCTTGAACCGTTCGGCAAGCAGCCCGAAGGCTACGTTCACGGCGTCCCGCAATTCTTTGCAACGGCAATGCCCACGCGCAGTGGCGCGGTTCCGCTGGTGGCAAAGTCCTACGAAGGACGCCCGATCAAGGTCGAAGGCAATCCGCTGCACCCCGACAGCAACGGCGGAACTGACCGCTGGTCGCAGGCATCGATTCTCAACCTTTACGATCCGGATCGGTCACGCCGCTTCACGAAGGGTGGAACGAACGTCGCGCCCGAAGCGGCGTTTGATTTCCTGAAGGAACTGTCTGCGAGTGCCCAGCGTAACGGAGGCCAGGGCCTCGTGTTTCTCCTGGAACGCAATACATCGCCCTCGCGCCAGCGCTTGCAGCAGGTCGTTGCCCGCAAATTCCCTCAGGCGAAATGGTTCGTCCACGAAGCCATCGACACCGACATCCATCGCCGCGCCGCATCGGAGGCTTTTGGCGCGTCGGTGAAGCCTTATTTCCACTACGACAAGGCGAAGGTCATCCTCTCGCTCGACTGCGATTTCATTGGGGCGGAAGAAGATGTTCATAACAACATCCGCAAGTTTGTGGATGGGCGCCGCATCGAAACGCCGAAGAGCGAGATGAATCGCCTCTACGTCGTCGAAGCGTTGATGACGCTGACTGGCGTCAATGCGGATCATCGGTTGCGCACGGCATCCAGCAAGGTCGGCGCGATTGCCGCGGCGATTCTCACCCAACTCAATGGCGGCCAGGCGCAGGTTCCGGCAGGTGTAAACAACTCGTGGATCACTGAATGCGCGGCCGACCTGAAGGCACACGCGGGGCGCTCGCTCGTTGTTGCCGGTTATCGGCAACCGCTCGAAGTTCACCTTCTCGCGCATGCGATCAATGCGGCCCTGAACAACATTGGCCAGACCGTGGTGCTGCACGAGACTCCTGCATTCAATGCGGGCAGCCTCGCTGAGCTGGCTCAAGCGCTGAACGCAGGCCAGATCGAAACGTTGGTGATGCTTGGCGGCAATCCCGCCTACACGGCCCCTGCGGATCTTGATTGGCTGAACGCGCAGGCGAAGGCAAAAAGCGTGGTGCGTCTCGGCTACTACGAGGACGAATCGTTCCAGATCACCAAGCGCGCCAACGATTGGCATTTTCCCGCAGCGCACTATTTGGAAAGTTGGGGCGATGTTCGCACCAGCGACGGCACGCTCGTTCCGATCCAACCGCTGATTGCGCCTTTGTTCGGCGGTGTCACTGAAATCGAAATCCTTGCGCGCATCGCGGGCGAGGAAGTGGTCAAGCCGTATGACATCGTGCGCCAGACCTTCGCTCAAGCCGGCGGATCGGCCGATGACCTCGCGTGGACTCGCTTCCTCCACGACGGTTTCCTGCAAGGGTCTGCGGCAAAGCCCGCCAGCGCGCGCGCAAACGCAGGCGCGCTTTCACAGGCTGCTTCCCGCATTCAGGCAGGCAATCCATCCAGGGACAGCCTCGAGGTGGTCTTTCATCGCGATTACAGCCTGGATGACGGGCGGTTCACGAACAACGGATGGCTCCAGGAACTTCCTGATCCCATCACAAAATTCGTTTGGGACAACGCGGTTCTCATCAGCCGCAAAACAGCCCGCGAACTTGGCGTCAAGAATTCGGATGTCGTCGAGGTGAAACTCGGCAATCGTTCCCTTCGCGGACCGATCTGGATTCAGCCTGGAATGGCTGATTACACGATCGGCCTCGCGCTCGGTTACGGCCGCGAGCTTGCCGGCCGCGTTGGCAGCAAGGTCGGATTCAACGCCTACGCGATCCGCAGTGCAACGGCCGGCGATATTGTGGTTGGGGCAACGGTTGCCAAGACTTCCGACACGTATCCGATTGCCTGCACGCAGGATCATTGGTCGATGGAAGGGCGCCCGCTGGTTCGCGAAGGCACCCTCCAGCAATACAGCGAGAATTCACATTTCGTGAAGAACATGGACGGGCACCAGCCGCCGGGCGGCAACCGTTCGTTGTATCCGAATCCTTTCGACAAGGATAAGGAACGCGCGCATCACCAGTGGGGTATGGCAATCGACCTTGGCGCGTGCGTCGGCTGCGCCACCTGCACGATCGCGTGCCAGAGCGAGAACAACATCCCGATCGTTGGCAAGGACCTGGTTTCTCGCGGCCGCGAAATGCACTGGCTCCGCATCGACCGTTATTATGCGGGCCCGGCGGCGATGCATCGTTGGGAGTCGATGTTCACCGCAGACACTTACAAGAACGAAGACCAGCAGCAGTTCGAGGAATGGATTGACGATCCGCAGGTGGTGACGCAGCCGATGCTTTGCCAGCATTGCGAATCGGCGCCGTGCGAGAACGTTTGTCCCGTCAACGCGACCGTGCACGACCAGGAAGGCCTGAACGTGATGGTTTACAACCGTTGCGTCGGCACGCGTTATTGCTCGAACAACTGCCCGTATAAGGTTCGCCGCTTCAATTATCTCGATTACAACAAGCGCCCGCTGAAGGACCTGAAGGGGCCGTTCTATCCGCCGTCGTTTGCGAATGGAGCGTTTTCAAAGTGGGTCAAGGATCCGACCGATCCGACAGCAGGCATGCGCGAAGAGGACGAATGGGATCTCATCAAGATGATGAAGAATCCGGACGTCACGGTCCGCATGCGCGGAGTGATGGAGAAGTGCACGTTCTGCGTTCAGCGCATCGAAGGTGCGAAGATCGCGCAGAAGGTCAAAGCTGGAGCTTCAGGCGATGTCATCGTTCCTGACGGCACCTTCACGACAGCGTGCGCCCAGGCTTGCCCTGCGGGAGCCATTGTATTTGGCGACATCAACGACGCGAACAGCAAGGTTTCAAAACTGAAGGCGCAGGAGCGGAATTATTCCGTATTGGACTTCCTGCTGACGAAGCCGCGGACGACCTATCTGGCGCGCTTGCGCAACCCGAATCCGCGCATGCCCGATTACGCCGATCCCGCGACGGAATACCCGTTGAGCCTGGATGAGTACAAGATGAGAAATGGAGACCCGTTTGGACATCATGGCGAACATGGCGCAGCGGAAGCCGGAACAGGCGCCAGTGTTGAGAAAGGACATCACTAA
- a CDS encoding DUF3341 domain-containing protein, which translates to MITARPYGIIAEFTNPAAIMHAAEKVRDAGFSRWDVYTPFPVHGMDRAMGLKNSKVGWFSFLGGVAGYTTGMLMIWWMNAVDYPLVVGGKPMFSPFAAFPPSYELTILFGAFGALGGMLFLNRLPRLHHPLLKNRRFAKVTHDRYFLVIETSDPKYSETGTVKLLKDAGSNHIEVVEE; encoded by the coding sequence ATGATTACCGCCAGACCGTACGGTATCATTGCCGAGTTCACGAATCCCGCGGCGATCATGCACGCGGCCGAGAAAGTCCGCGACGCAGGGTTCTCGCGCTGGGATGTTTACACGCCATTTCCCGTGCATGGAATGGACCGTGCGATGGGATTGAAGAATTCGAAGGTCGGATGGTTCTCCTTTCTCGGAGGGGTGGCCGGTTACACCACCGGAATGCTGATGATCTGGTGGATGAACGCGGTGGACTATCCTCTGGTCGTCGGCGGCAAGCCGATGTTCAGCCCGTTCGCGGCGTTTCCGCCGTCCTACGAACTCACGATTCTGTTCGGCGCGTTTGGCGCGTTGGGTGGCATGCTGTTCTTGAATCGCCTGCCGCGGTTGCATCATCCGCTTCTCAAGAATCGCCGTTTTGCCAAGGTGACTCACGATCGCTACTTCCTCGTGATTGAGACGAGTGATCCGAAATATTCCGAAACCGGCACGGTGAAGCTGTTGAAGGATGCCGGCAGCAATCACATTGAGGTGGTGGAGGAGTAA
- the nrfD gene encoding NrfD/PsrC family molybdoenzyme membrane anchor subunit, with protein sequence MSAKVNNAALPTVPAELARIPLVQNQRDIGWISDRVVSITEGRPPLWWWACFIPSVLCLGMLGFMLAYQITTGVGVWGNMHPVMWGWDIINFVWWIGIGHAGTLISAILFLLRQRWRTAVNRAAEAMTIFAVMCAGIYPALHVGRVWFDWWLFPIPNSNGPIWPQFRSPLMWDVFAVSTYFTVSVLFWYMGLIPDLAVMRDRATSKIRQFLYGLFSLGWTGSNRHWSNYEKAYLLLAGLSTPLVLSVHSIVSLDFSVSQLPGWHTTIFPPYFVAGAIFSGFGMVLTLLIPLRKLCHLEDIITMRHIDIMCKVTLATGSIVGYAYAMEFFIAWYSGSAAEQFHFMNRALGPYQWGWIPMIACNVIIPQLFWFKWFRQNLIAVFILSIIVNVGMWFERFVIIVIGLHRDFLPSSWGYFRPTWVDICTYLGTFGLFFTMFLLFMRFLPMIAISEVKGVTPQSDPHHPMGGAKHEERIPESEGGLTP encoded by the coding sequence ATGTCTGCCAAGGTGAATAACGCTGCGTTGCCGACGGTTCCCGCGGAGCTCGCGCGAATTCCTCTGGTTCAGAACCAGCGCGACATTGGCTGGATTTCTGATCGGGTGGTATCCATCACTGAAGGCCGGCCCCCGCTCTGGTGGTGGGCCTGTTTCATCCCGAGCGTGCTCTGCCTGGGAATGCTTGGCTTCATGCTGGCTTACCAGATCACGACCGGCGTTGGCGTCTGGGGAAACATGCACCCGGTCATGTGGGGCTGGGACATCATCAATTTCGTCTGGTGGATCGGTATCGGCCATGCAGGAACGTTGATTTCAGCGATTCTCTTCCTGTTGCGGCAGCGCTGGCGCACGGCGGTGAACCGCGCCGCCGAAGCCATGACGATCTTTGCCGTCATGTGCGCCGGCATTTATCCGGCACTGCACGTGGGCCGCGTTTGGTTCGACTGGTGGCTGTTCCCAATCCCGAACTCGAACGGCCCGATCTGGCCGCAGTTTCGTTCGCCCCTCATGTGGGATGTGTTCGCGGTTTCGACCTACTTCACCGTATCCGTGTTGTTCTGGTACATGGGATTGATCCCCGACCTCGCGGTAATGCGCGATCGCGCGACGAGCAAGATTCGCCAGTTCCTTTACGGACTGTTCTCGCTCGGCTGGACGGGATCGAATCGCCACTGGAGCAACTACGAAAAAGCCTATTTGCTGCTCGCGGGCCTCTCGACACCCCTCGTGTTGTCCGTGCACTCGATCGTGTCATTGGACTTTTCCGTGTCGCAGTTGCCTGGCTGGCACACGACGATTTTCCCGCCCTACTTCGTGGCAGGCGCGATCTTTTCAGGATTCGGCATGGTTCTGACGCTGTTGATTCCGCTGCGCAAGTTGTGCCACCTCGAGGACATCATCACGATGCGGCACATCGACATCATGTGCAAAGTGACGCTCGCGACTGGCTCAATTGTCGGTTACGCCTACGCGATGGAGTTCTTCATTGCCTGGTACAGCGGCAGTGCGGCAGAGCAGTTCCACTTCATGAACCGCGCGCTCGGCCCTTATCAATGGGGCTGGATTCCGATGATCGCATGCAACGTCATCATCCCGCAATTATTCTGGTTCAAATGGTTCAGGCAGAACCTGATTGCCGTGTTCATCCTTTCAATCATCGTCAACGTGGGAATGTGGTTCGAGCGATTCGTGATCATCGTGATCGGCTTGCATCGTGATTTCCTGCCGAGCAGCTGGGGATACTTCCGTCCGACGTGGGTCGACATCTGCACGTATCTGGGAACGTTCGGCTTGTTCTTCACCATGTTCCTGCTGTTCATGCGTTTCCTGCCGATGATCGCGATTTCCGAGGTGAAGGGCGTGACGCCGCAGTCGGATCCGCATCATCCCATGGGTGGAGCCAAGCATGAGGAAAGAATTCCTGAGTCTGAAGGAGGTTTGACGCCATGA